One region of Chanodichthys erythropterus isolate Z2021 chromosome 24, ASM2448905v1, whole genome shotgun sequence genomic DNA includes:
- the LOC137014794 gene encoding ankyrin repeat and SOCS box protein 15-like, with protein MASDSWDTFSKYVMLDKTNEDEYSSASDENSNLLAAIETGDTAVIHELRRFPSAFREVDSNGLLPFHRAAMQPSRKVLEAVLASSQPDMEEKGWNGETALTLAVQAGLEENVRILLEHGALPHNLNSKKESPLLLAVRVRSFPMVYALTSHGAVVDQVCSKRWTALHEAAKVGCIDILMLLLRRGGQVSVRDYEGVTPLGVAAECANLEVLKVLIDIGADVNAQSCKGESVLMDAAGSGNPDCVNLLLENGASPNLASLTRHLPIHRAAFEGHYLVLKILLSVTSKRAIIESGQSPVHSAADGGQVQCLQLLIDRGFDVNNLLDRTISNYYNDKRRSALYFAVSNGDVTCIEMLLNAGAKPDLDPLHCLLVAVRAGRYEIVKMLLAKKADVNCYFTVVSDTIFPTSLQYCLKDEEMMRLLLNNGYNVDKCFHCHHDYPFNMGLPWKDIYAHRPCCVICDGEDKIPITFTMLHVRQNFTCLCCFTSQFCDFISLCCLVHLSGRVVLILLDYVNHVPLCSHLRCILEKQKEWAEICTILNNPRSLKHLCRLEIRKYMTVKRLRNIIIMDSFPPPIRNYLLYK; from the exons GTGATACTGCAGTCATCCATGAACTCAGGCGATTTCCTTCAGCCTTTAGGGAAGTGGACAGTAATGGACTTCTTCCATTCCACAGAGCCGCCATGCAACCATCAAGGAAAGTTCTAGAAGCAGTTCTGG CCTCCAGCCAGCCTGACATGGAAGAAAAAGGTTGGAATGGAGAGACCGCCTTGACTTTAGCCGTTCAAGCTGGCCTGGAGGAGAACGTCAGGATCCTTCTGGAACATGGAGCACTACCACACAACCTCAACAGCAAAAAGGAGTCTCCACTTCTGCTGG CGGTAAGAGTCCGATCTTTTCCAATGGTGTACGCTCTCACCTCACATGGAGCTGTAGTGGATCAGGTTTGTTCGAAGAGGTGGACGGCACTGCATGAAGCAGCAAAAGTGGGCTGCATTGACATCTTAATGCTGCTGCTGAGACGAGGTGGACAAGTTTCAGTGAGGGATTATGAGGGAGTGACTCCGTTGGGTGTAGCAGCAGAGTGCGCCAATCTAGAAGTCCTTAAAGTGCTTATTGATATTG GAGCTGACGTGAATGCACAGTCCTGTAAGGGTGAAAGTGTGTTGATGGATGCAGCTGGTTCAGGAAACCCAGACTGTGTGAACCTTCTGCTTGAAAATGGAGCCTCACCAAACCTGGCCAGTTTGACCAGGCACCTACCTATACACCGCGCGGCATTTGAGGGCCACTACCT TGTGTTAAAAATACTGCTATCAGTGACAAGCAAGAGAGCTATCATTGAGTCTGGCCAGAGTCCAGTACACTCAGCTGCAGATGGAGGTCAAGTGCAGTGCCTACAGCTCCTGATTGACAGAGGTTTTGATGTGAACAATCTACTCGACCGAACCATCTCCAACTACTACAATGACAAACGTAGGAGCGCCCTTTACTTTGCCGTCTCAAATGGAGATGTGACTTGCATTGAGATGCTGTTAAATGCAGGAGCCAAACCTGACCTGGATCCTCTGCACTGCCTCCTAGTGGCGGTGAGAGCTGGGAGGTACGAGATTGTCAAGATGCTCCTGGCCAAGAAGGCGGATGTGAACTGTTACTTCACAGTGGTCAGTGACACAATATTTCCCACATCTCTACAGTACTGCCTGAAGGATGAGGAGATGATGCGATTACTTCTTAATAATGGATATAATGTAGACAAATGTTTCCATTGTCACCATGATTACCCTTTCAACATGGGGTTACCTTGGAAGGACATATATGCACACAGACCATGTTGTGTCATATGTGATGGAGAAGACAAAATACCT attacatttacaatGCTACATGTAAGACAAAACTTCACTTGTTTATGTTGCTTTACATCACAGTTCTGTGACTTCATAAGTTTGTGCTGCCTGGTTCATCTGTCTGGACGAGTGGTACTGATCCTGCTGGACTATGTCAACCACGTCCCCCTCTGCTCACATCTTAGATGTATCCTGGAGAAACAAAAGGAGTGGGCAGAGATATGCACCATCTTAA ACAACCCACGATCCCTGAAGCACCTCTGTCGTCTGGAAATCAGAAAATACATGACTGTTAAAAGACTCCGTAATATCATTATAATGGATTCCTTTCCACCTCCAATTAGAAATTACCTGCTGTACAAATAA